One Streptomyces sp. NBC_00554 DNA segment encodes these proteins:
- a CDS encoding DUF305 domain-containing protein, whose protein sequence is MSDDETQEYEGEHEEDTGDRHVRRLSRLLIGGSLAAVLAAVTVFAALMWPSSSAAAVPRKDSVDAGFARDMAVHHQQAVELSFIVRDRTDDEDVRRLAYDVINTQANQRGMLLGWLDVWGLPKSSQQPYMSWMDHDMSGMDGMKGMDYKPHDGSLMPGMATNRQMDQLRQAKGKAAEILYLQLLTAHHKGGIAMSESAAGMAKTEEVRRLAQGMVEGQQAEIQLMADMLKARGAKA, encoded by the coding sequence GTGAGTGACGACGAAACGCAGGAGTACGAGGGGGAGCACGAGGAGGACACCGGTGACCGGCACGTCAGGAGGCTGTCGCGGCTGTTGATCGGCGGGTCGCTCGCCGCCGTGCTCGCGGCGGTCACGGTGTTCGCGGCGCTGATGTGGCCGTCGAGCAGCGCCGCGGCCGTACCACGCAAGGACTCGGTGGACGCGGGCTTCGCACGGGACATGGCGGTGCATCACCAGCAGGCGGTGGAGCTGTCGTTCATCGTGCGCGACCGCACCGATGACGAGGACGTACGGCGACTCGCGTACGACGTCATCAACACCCAGGCCAACCAGCGCGGGATGCTCCTGGGCTGGCTGGACGTGTGGGGTCTGCCGAAGTCCTCGCAGCAGCCGTACATGTCCTGGATGGACCATGACATGAGCGGCATGGACGGCATGAAGGGCATGGACTACAAGCCGCACGACGGCTCCCTGATGCCCGGCATGGCCACCAACCGGCAGATGGACCAGCTGCGTCAGGCCAAGGGCAAGGCCGCGGAGATTCTCTACCTTCAGCTGCTCACCGCGCACCACAAGGGCGGCATCGCGATGTCCGAGAGCGCGGCCGGGATGGCGAAGACCGAGGAGGTACGTCGCTTGGCCCAGGGCATGGTCGAGGGCCAGCAGGCCGAGATACAGCTCATGGCCGACATGCTCAAGGCGCGTGGCGCGAAGGCGTGA
- a CDS encoding DNA-directed RNA polymerase subunit alpha — translation MLIAQRPSLTEEVVDEFRSRFVIEPLEPGFGYTLGNSLRRTLLSSIPGAAVTSIRVDGVLHEFTTVPGVKEDVTDLILNIKQLVVSSEQDEPVVMYLRKQGPGLVTAADIAPPAGVEVHNPDLVLATLNSKGKLEMELTVERGRGYVSAVQNKQVGQEIGRIPVDSIYSPVLKVTYKVEATRVEQRTDFDKLIVDVETKQAMRPRDAMASAGKTLVELFGLARELNIDAEGIDMGPSPTDAALAADLALPIEELELTVRSYNCLKREGVHSVGELLARSEADLLDIRNFGAKSIDEVKAKLAGLGLGLKDSPPGFDPTAAAFGADDNADAGFVETEQY, via the coding sequence GTGCTTATTGCTCAGCGTCCGTCCCTGACCGAAGAGGTCGTCGACGAGTTCCGTTCCCGGTTCGTGATCGAGCCGCTGGAGCCGGGCTTCGGCTACACCCTCGGCAACTCCCTGCGTCGTACGCTCCTCTCCTCGATCCCGGGTGCGGCGGTCACGTCCATCCGCGTCGACGGTGTCCTGCACGAGTTCACCACCGTGCCGGGTGTCAAGGAGGACGTCACCGACCTGATCCTCAACATCAAGCAGCTGGTCGTGAGCAGCGAGCAGGACGAGCCCGTCGTGATGTACCTGCGCAAGCAGGGCCCGGGTCTGGTCACCGCCGCCGACATCGCGCCCCCGGCCGGTGTCGAGGTGCACAACCCCGACCTCGTCCTCGCCACGCTCAACAGCAAGGGCAAGCTGGAGATGGAGCTGACCGTCGAGCGCGGTCGCGGCTACGTCTCCGCCGTCCAGAACAAGCAGGTGGGCCAGGAGATCGGTCGTATCCCGGTCGACTCCATCTACTCGCCGGTTCTGAAGGTCACGTACAAGGTCGAGGCCACGCGTGTCGAGCAGCGCACCGACTTCGACAAGCTGATCGTCGACGTCGAGACCAAGCAGGCCATGCGTCCCCGTGACGCCATGGCGTCGGCCGGTAAGACCCTGGTCGAGCTGTTCGGTCTCGCTCGCGAGCTGAACATCGACGCCGAGGGCATCGACATGGGCCCGTCCCCCACGGACGCCGCCCTCGCCGCTGATCTCGCCCTGCCGATCGAGGAGCTCGAGCTCACCGTTCGGTCGTACAACTGCCTCAAGCGTGAGGGCGTCCACTCGGTGGGTGAGCTCCTGGCGCGCTCCGAGGCCGACCTCCTCGACATTCGCAACTTCGGTGCGAAGTCCATCGACGAGGTCAAGGCGAAGCTCGCCGGTCTGGGGCTGGGCCTCAAGGACAGCCCGCCCGGATTCGACCCGACCGCCGCCGCCTTCGGCGCGGACGACAACGCGGACGCGGGCTTCGTGGAGACCGAGCAGTACTGA
- the sigJ gene encoding RNA polymerase sigma factor SigJ, giving the protein MTTRAEPGDDQSDPGLSAIISERRRLINLGYRLLGSLADAEDVVQETYARWYAMSAREQQAIESPGAWLVTVASRICLNLLGSARARRETYVGDWIPEPLPEPTEWITGRSGVGGIDPADRVTLDESVTMAFLVVLDSMTPAERVAFVLHDVFRYPFGEVAEIVGRTPAACRQLASSARRRVGTAQTPAGPSAGQAGIVRQFRTAWEAKDIDALISLLDPDATATADGGGLAVTHLHPIVGGEQIARAYAEIARVSGDRTKFLECTVNGLPGLVAQQDGNLATVFAFEIAGDRIRHIWAVRNPEKLRPWRIR; this is encoded by the coding sequence ATGACCACCAGAGCCGAGCCCGGCGACGATCAGAGCGATCCGGGCCTCAGCGCGATCATCAGCGAGCGGCGCCGGCTGATCAACCTCGGCTATCGACTCCTCGGGTCCCTTGCCGACGCCGAGGACGTCGTGCAGGAGACCTACGCCCGCTGGTACGCCATGTCCGCACGGGAGCAGCAGGCCATCGAGTCGCCCGGCGCCTGGCTGGTGACGGTCGCCAGCCGCATCTGCCTGAACCTGCTCGGCTCGGCACGGGCCAGGCGGGAGACGTACGTGGGCGACTGGATCCCGGAACCGCTGCCCGAGCCCACGGAGTGGATCACCGGGCGCTCCGGCGTCGGCGGGATCGACCCGGCCGATCGGGTCACCCTCGACGAGTCGGTGACGATGGCCTTCCTGGTCGTCCTCGATTCCATGACCCCGGCCGAGCGCGTCGCGTTTGTCCTGCACGACGTCTTCCGCTACCCCTTCGGCGAGGTTGCCGAGATCGTCGGCCGCACTCCGGCGGCGTGCCGCCAACTGGCCTCGTCCGCCCGCCGTCGCGTCGGCACTGCGCAGACCCCGGCGGGCCCGAGCGCCGGGCAGGCCGGCATCGTCAGGCAGTTCAGAACGGCGTGGGAGGCCAAGGACATCGACGCCCTGATCAGCCTGCTCGACCCCGACGCCACCGCGACCGCCGACGGCGGCGGGCTGGCCGTCACCCACCTGCACCCGATCGTGGGCGGTGAGCAGATCGCACGTGCCTACGCCGAGATCGCGCGTGTGTCGGGCGACCGCACGAAGTTCCTGGAGTGCACGGTCAACGGCCTGCCCGGCTTGGTCGCACAGCAGGACGGCAACCTCGCGACCGTGTTCGCGTTCGAGATCGCGGGCGACCGGATCAGGCATATCTGGGCGGTGCGAAACCCCGAGAAGCTCCGACCCTGGCGGATTCGCTGA
- a CDS encoding DUF3105 domain-containing protein — MGSANSKTKAASRRARIEEQRRAERARERRNRIITIAVSAAILVGVAGGGWYLVDAANEKEQAKAAPVSGEKTWSKLTQNHVDKDVTYPMTPPAGGDHDPVWQNCNGDVYTSELRDENAVHSMEHGAVWVTYNDKAADADVKTLAAKVAKTPYTLMSPYKTQSSPISLTAWGHQLNVTKESDPRVAEFLEKYVQGAQTPEPGAACTGGKSS; from the coding sequence ATGGGTTCCGCCAACTCCAAGACCAAGGCCGCGTCCCGCCGCGCCCGAATAGAAGAGCAGCGCCGCGCCGAAAGAGCCCGCGAGCGCCGCAACCGGATCATCACGATCGCAGTGTCCGCGGCCATCCTCGTCGGCGTCGCGGGCGGGGGCTGGTACCTGGTCGACGCCGCCAACGAGAAGGAGCAGGCCAAGGCCGCGCCCGTCTCCGGCGAGAAGACCTGGTCGAAGCTGACCCAGAACCACGTCGACAAGGACGTGACCTACCCCATGACACCGCCCGCCGGCGGCGACCACGACCCCGTCTGGCAGAACTGCAACGGCGACGTCTACACCAGCGAACTGCGCGACGAGAACGCCGTCCACTCCATGGAGCACGGCGCCGTCTGGGTCACCTACAACGACAAGGCCGCCGACGCCGACGTCAAGACGCTCGCCGCCAAGGTGGCCAAGACGCCGTACACCCTGATGAGCCCGTACAAGACGCAGTCCTCGCCGATCTCGCTGACGGCCTGGGGCCACCAGCTGAACGTGACGAAGGAGTCCGACCCGAGGGTGGCCGAGTTCCTCGAGAAGTACGTGCAGGGCGCGCAGACCCCGGAACCGGGTGCCGCCTGCACCGGCGGGAAGTCCTCGTGA
- a CDS encoding glycosyl hydrolase family 28 protein: MRSPLIAADGVESRVLRCLALGLTALLLGVAALLGLPQSAQAAPGAVGVYPVPSIYSASTDYRLTVNGTSVPVTKYPGYDIAQLSLGTGTATIAVTKVNNTDIGSYSISPQKLGIAGSVSGSTLTFTVQNDEYLIVKLDGRPNLVIAADPAETNRPAASGTGIFNVQSAPYSAQPNTGAYTTTAFQNALNDAAAYGSANGTQGIVYVPAGVYTLGNLYLRSNLAFYLAPGAVLRYTGDRDHYVVNGHKNSQQRDLTWFISTRYSSTNIKIYGRGIIDGNGQAALAPDNLGVNLLAPIYTSGFTVDGITFREASSWAVIPLRSSNMTFRNIKLFNRFDMGENDGIDVMESTDVTVDHAIGIGTDDPFSTKTWAAGTDIYNTVPGTARPLENVTFNDLVSWTYCYGVKVGQGVFQPQNKVTFQHVVVYDAAVGIGVHHKYGTAGATNIKFDDIDIERLSFKNDDNRTWLALMTGNTAGIGPVTGVTISNVKVRNAGITAARVNGLPGAPITGVALKNIVMPGSTTPATTLSQVNLTNLSDYGSLTITP, translated from the coding sequence ATGAGATCACCACTGATTGCGGCCGACGGAGTCGAAAGTCGGGTACTGCGTTGTCTGGCACTGGGGTTGACCGCTCTGCTGCTCGGCGTCGCGGCGCTGCTGGGCCTGCCTCAGTCCGCCCAGGCCGCGCCAGGGGCCGTGGGGGTGTACCCGGTCCCGTCGATCTACTCGGCGTCGACCGACTACAGGCTGACCGTCAACGGAACGTCCGTGCCCGTCACCAAGTACCCGGGGTACGACATCGCGCAGCTCTCCCTGGGGACGGGCACCGCCACCATCGCGGTGACCAAGGTGAACAACACGGACATCGGCTCGTACAGCATCAGCCCGCAGAAGCTGGGCATCGCCGGGTCCGTCAGCGGCTCGACCCTGACCTTCACCGTCCAGAACGACGAGTACCTGATCGTGAAGCTCGACGGCCGCCCCAACCTGGTCATCGCCGCCGACCCGGCAGAGACCAACCGTCCGGCGGCCAGTGGGACCGGGATCTTCAATGTGCAGAGCGCGCCCTACTCGGCGCAGCCGAACACCGGCGCCTACACCACGACGGCCTTCCAGAACGCCCTGAACGACGCCGCCGCGTACGGATCCGCGAACGGCACCCAGGGCATCGTGTACGTGCCGGCCGGCGTCTACACGCTGGGCAATCTCTATCTGCGGAGCAACCTCGCGTTCTACCTCGCACCCGGTGCGGTCCTCCGCTACACGGGAGACCGCGATCACTACGTGGTGAACGGGCACAAGAACTCACAGCAGCGGGACCTCACTTGGTTCATCTCCACCCGGTACTCCTCGACCAACATCAAGATCTACGGCCGGGGAATCATCGACGGCAACGGCCAGGCCGCACTCGCGCCCGACAACCTCGGCGTGAACCTCCTCGCCCCGATCTACACGAGCGGCTTCACGGTCGACGGCATCACCTTCCGTGAGGCCAGCAGTTGGGCGGTCATTCCCCTGCGGTCCTCGAACATGACCTTCCGCAACATCAAGCTGTTCAACAGGTTCGACATGGGCGAGAACGACGGCATCGACGTCATGGAGTCCACCGACGTCACCGTCGACCACGCGATCGGCATCGGGACCGACGACCCGTTCAGCACCAAGACCTGGGCCGCCGGCACCGACATCTACAACACCGTCCCCGGCACCGCACGCCCGCTGGAGAACGTCACCTTCAACGACCTGGTCTCCTGGACCTACTGCTACGGCGTCAAGGTGGGCCAGGGCGTCTTCCAGCCGCAGAACAAGGTCACCTTCCAGCACGTCGTGGTGTACGACGCCGCCGTGGGCATCGGCGTCCACCACAAGTACGGAACGGCGGGCGCGACGAACATCAAGTTCGACGACATCGACATCGAACGGCTCAGTTTCAAGAACGACGACAACCGGACCTGGCTGGCCCTGATGACCGGGAACACAGCGGGCATCGGCCCGGTCACCGGGGTCACGATCTCCAACGTGAAGGTACGCAACGCCGGTATCACCGCCGCGCGCGTCAACGGCCTGCCCGGCGCTCCCATCACGGGGGTCGCGCTGAAGAACATCGTGATGCCCGGGAGCACGACCCCGGCGACCACGCTGAGCCAGGTGAATCTCACCAACCTCTCGGATTACGGCTCCCTCACCATCACGCCCTGA
- a CDS encoding LUD domain-containing protein — translation MNDFQAIADRVEIEALRGEFTDAVMMRDRPRLASLFTPDGALRMPDIPAEQIGREEIRAGGERLQSQWDFFVQTTHPGTILLDGDTATGRAYLQELARTLDGRQGLNYAVYHDRYQRTTEGWKFAERLYEVRYLDTSPLAGAAPHAAQGSGTDPADTTATPAPAASFTDPATAERLERVAAALRAGGFAAEILEDAAEARARIKDLLPEGASVLTGASETLRLSGIDEDINTGGRYDAIRPRLLAIDRATGADEIRRLAAGPEFVVNSVAAVTETGSLVLASGSGSQLPANAGGAAHAVWIVGAQKVVPDLSTALRRVEEHALPLENARAQAVYGMPSAVNRLLILNAEPHPGRGTVLLLREAIGY, via the coding sequence ATGAACGACTTCCAGGCCATCGCGGACCGCGTCGAGATCGAGGCGCTGCGCGGCGAGTTCACCGACGCGGTGATGATGCGCGACCGACCCCGCCTGGCGTCGCTGTTCACACCGGACGGTGCCCTGCGTATGCCCGACATCCCCGCCGAGCAGATCGGCCGCGAGGAGATCCGTGCCGGGGGTGAGCGGCTGCAGAGCCAGTGGGACTTCTTCGTGCAGACCACACACCCCGGCACGATCCTGCTCGACGGCGACACCGCGACCGGCCGCGCCTACCTCCAAGAGCTCGCGCGCACCCTCGACGGACGCCAGGGCCTGAACTACGCCGTCTACCACGACCGCTACCAACGCACCACGGAGGGCTGGAAGTTCGCCGAGCGGTTGTACGAGGTCAGGTACCTCGACACCTCCCCGCTGGCGGGCGCGGCGCCCCACGCGGCGCAGGGCTCCGGGACCGACCCGGCCGACACCACGGCCACCCCTGCGCCGGCCGCATCCTTCACCGACCCGGCAACGGCCGAACGACTGGAGCGGGTAGCCGCCGCGCTGCGTGCGGGCGGCTTCGCCGCCGAGATCCTGGAGGACGCCGCAGAAGCGCGCGCCCGCATCAAGGACCTGCTCCCCGAGGGCGCCAGCGTCCTCACCGGAGCCAGCGAGACCCTCCGGCTGTCCGGCATCGACGAGGACATCAACACCGGCGGCCGGTACGACGCCATCAGGCCGCGCCTCCTGGCCATCGACCGTGCCACCGGCGCCGACGAGATCCGAAGGCTGGCCGCCGGCCCGGAATTCGTCGTCAACAGCGTCGCCGCGGTCACCGAGACCGGCTCGCTCGTTCTTGCCTCGGGCAGCGGCAGCCAACTCCCTGCCAACGCGGGCGGCGCCGCCCACGCGGTCTGGATCGTCGGCGCGCAAAAGGTGGTGCCTGACCTGAGCACAGCACTGCGCCGCGTCGAGGAGCACGCCCTCCCACTGGAGAACGCCCGCGCCCAGGCGGTGTACGGGATGCCCAGCGCCGTCAACCGCCTGCTCATCCTCAACGCGGAACCCCACCCAGGGCGCGGCACCGTGCTGCTTCTCCGAGAGGCCATCGGATACTGA
- a CDS encoding DUF309 domain-containing protein, which translates to MSGTSEVQQGDGRDRDPDGRARNARPRDGLGRPLPYGADGVERQPEGLVRSPEATVAEAQALLDGGKPFHAHEVFEDAWKAGPEEERALWRGLAQLAVGLTHAARGNTTGGARLLRRGAGAVEEWSSVTGRAHPYGMELGELAAWARELAGVVERDGTAISAETWAPRLRGSGA; encoded by the coding sequence ATGAGCGGGACATCTGAGGTTCAGCAGGGCGACGGGCGGGACCGGGACCCGGACGGGCGGGCGCGGAATGCCCGGCCGCGTGACGGGCTGGGGCGGCCGCTGCCGTACGGCGCGGACGGTGTGGAACGGCAGCCGGAGGGTCTCGTACGCAGTCCCGAGGCGACCGTCGCCGAGGCGCAGGCCCTGCTGGACGGCGGGAAACCGTTCCACGCGCACGAGGTCTTCGAGGACGCCTGGAAGGCGGGCCCGGAGGAGGAGCGCGCGCTGTGGCGGGGCCTGGCCCAGCTCGCAGTGGGGCTCACACACGCGGCCAGGGGCAATACGACGGGCGGCGCCCGGCTGCTGCGGCGCGGTGCCGGGGCGGTGGAGGAGTGGTCTTCGGTGACCGGCCGGGCACACCCGTACGGGATGGAGCTCGGGGAACTGGCAGCCTGGGCAAGGGAGTTGGCGGGAGTCGTGGAGCGGGACGGTACGGCGATCAGCGCGGAGACATGGGCGCCGCGGCTGCGGGGAAGCGGAGCCTGA
- a CDS encoding glycoside hydrolase family 125 protein — protein MVTFPGSTSATAWAVPDSLRTLGRRLATELRGSPAADIVESCLTNTWTTSMSWGTPSSAAPEVSEVFVGTGDIPAMWLRDSTAQVRPYLAVASDPEVADVLVAVSRRQIRCVLQDPYANAFNDGPTGAHGEPGDRPTPREWVWERKYELDSLCAPLQLAYAIRRATGREDHLDGAFHRAAWTIVRLWQAEQSHTHSPYWFIRPSGPFAGDSLPHDGRGASVRRTGMTWSGFRPSDDPCRHGYLVPANALASTTLHGLAELATTALRDTELARHARTLADEIDAGILAHAVVEAGGASVLAYEVNGLGAVLLGDDANLPSLLSLPLSGWCTPQDPLYQATRRLVLSEANPSFFRGSYASGIGSTHTPDGHVWPLAIATAGLTGGKNATARALERLAATTAGTGLMHESFHVEDPGRFTRDWFGWANAMFCELALDLCGSGVRHLFPVHPRTLPT, from the coding sequence ATGGTAACGTTTCCCGGATCAACATCCGCAACAGCATGGGCAGTTCCGGATTCCCTGAGGACGCTCGGACGACGGCTGGCCACCGAGCTGCGGGGCAGCCCGGCAGCGGACATCGTCGAGAGCTGCCTGACCAACACATGGACCACATCAATGAGTTGGGGCACACCATCATCGGCGGCCCCGGAGGTCTCGGAGGTCTTCGTCGGGACGGGAGACATCCCGGCGATGTGGCTGCGCGACAGCACGGCCCAGGTCCGCCCCTACCTCGCCGTGGCCTCGGATCCGGAGGTCGCCGACGTCCTGGTCGCCGTATCGCGCCGCCAGATTCGCTGCGTCCTGCAGGACCCGTATGCCAACGCCTTCAACGACGGGCCCACCGGCGCGCACGGCGAGCCCGGTGACCGGCCCACTCCCCGGGAGTGGGTGTGGGAGCGCAAGTACGAACTCGACTCCCTCTGCGCGCCGTTGCAGTTGGCGTACGCGATCCGGCGGGCGACCGGCCGCGAGGACCACCTGGACGGTGCCTTTCACCGCGCCGCCTGGACGATCGTGCGGCTGTGGCAGGCGGAGCAGTCCCACACGCACTCGCCCTACTGGTTCATCCGGCCGTCCGGCCCCTTCGCCGGTGACAGCCTTCCGCACGACGGCCGCGGAGCCAGTGTCCGGCGGACCGGCATGACGTGGTCGGGCTTCCGGCCGAGCGACGATCCCTGCCGGCACGGCTACCTCGTCCCGGCCAACGCGCTGGCGTCCACGACCCTGCACGGGCTGGCCGAACTGGCCACGACAGCGCTCCGCGACACCGAACTCGCCCGTCATGCACGGACGTTGGCCGACGAGATCGACGCCGGAATCCTGGCGCACGCGGTGGTGGAGGCCGGTGGCGCATCCGTACTGGCCTACGAGGTGAACGGCCTCGGTGCGGTGCTGCTCGGCGACGACGCCAACCTCCCCAGCCTGCTGAGCCTCCCCCTGAGCGGCTGGTGCACACCGCAGGACCCGCTCTATCAGGCCACTCGGCGTCTCGTGCTCTCCGAGGCGAACCCCTCGTTCTTCAGGGGCAGTTACGCGTCCGGTATCGGCAGTACGCATACCCCGGACGGTCACGTCTGGCCGCTGGCGATCGCCACCGCAGGCCTGACCGGCGGCAAGAACGCGACGGCACGGGCCCTGGAGAGACTGGCGGCCACGACCGCGGGCACCGGCCTGATGCACGAGAGCTTCCATGTCGAGGACCCCGGCCGGTTCACCCGGGACTGGTTCGGCTGGGCCAACGCCATGTTCTGTGAACTCGCTCTCGACCTGTGCGGGAGCGGCGTACGGCACCTGTTTCCCGTGCACCCACGGACGCTGCCCACCTGA